A portion of the Microlunatus phosphovorus NM-1 genome contains these proteins:
- a CDS encoding EamA family transporter, with protein sequence MQPRDRLLALLVAVCWGLNFPATALALQHFPPLLMVALRFGILAIPTLILIPRPRVKLRWLVGTGLGIGVLQFSFLYLGMAAGMPAGLASLVLQASAPFTVVLAGIFLAERITRRQVIGVVLAVAGLGAIAVHRGETAALLPVVLTLAGALGWATGNLCSRQAAAPNPFHLTLWMSVIPPVPMLAISLLVEGPQRIATALTTMFTWQALPAVSGLLYIIVIATVLGYGIWNGLLARYPSSSVAPFSMLVPIVGVLSSWAMFGERIDAIEAVAGAAVLAGVLVGSLPMRLRRTGSLGGPEATSSESATTPPVEDPGQDDLRNSPNAHKGTGSQVP encoded by the coding sequence GTGCAACCCCGCGATCGACTCCTCGCGCTTCTCGTCGCGGTGTGCTGGGGCCTCAACTTCCCCGCCACCGCGCTGGCGCTGCAGCACTTCCCGCCGTTGCTGATGGTCGCGCTGCGCTTCGGGATCCTCGCGATCCCGACCCTGATCCTCATCCCTCGGCCTCGGGTCAAGCTGCGTTGGCTGGTCGGCACCGGACTCGGCATCGGCGTGTTGCAGTTCAGCTTCCTCTATCTCGGCATGGCCGCCGGGATGCCGGCCGGTCTCGCCTCGTTGGTGCTGCAGGCATCCGCCCCCTTCACCGTCGTGCTGGCCGGCATCTTCCTGGCGGAGCGGATCACCCGTCGGCAGGTGATCGGCGTCGTGCTCGCCGTGGCCGGACTCGGCGCCATCGCCGTACACCGCGGCGAGACCGCCGCATTGCTGCCGGTGGTGCTCACCCTGGCCGGGGCCCTCGGCTGGGCCACCGGCAACCTCTGCAGCCGCCAGGCTGCAGCCCCCAACCCCTTCCACCTCACCTTGTGGATGTCGGTCATCCCGCCGGTCCCGATGCTCGCGATCTCGCTGCTCGTCGAAGGGCCCCAGCGCATCGCCACGGCGTTGACCACCATGTTCACCTGGCAGGCGCTGCCGGCAGTATCGGGTCTGCTCTACATCATCGTCATCGCGACCGTGCTGGGCTATGGCATCTGGAACGGCTTGCTGGCGCGCTACCCCTCGAGCTCGGTGGCCCCGTTCTCGATGCTGGTGCCCATCGTCGGCGTACTCAGCTCGTGGGCAATGTTCGGTGAACGGATCGACGCCATCGAGGCAGTGGCCGGCGCCGCCGTCCTCGCCGGTGTGCTGGTCGGATCTCTGCCCATGCGCCTGCGGCGAACTGGCTCCCTCGGCGGACCCGAAGCGACCAGCTCTGAGTCGGCCACGACTCCACCAGTCGAAGATCCTGGCCAGGATGACCTGAGGAATTCACCTAATGCACACAAAGGAACCGGCTCTCAGGTACCGTAA
- a CDS encoding exodeoxyribonuclease III — MRIASANVNGIRACTRRGFDRWLARREPDIVAVQEVRCPHDELPTGAWPEHRLIYHPGLLAGRNGVGVLSRWAPSAVRMGFGSRIYDHEGRYLEVDLEPPSGPPLTVGSLYVPKGASWAGQDADPEKHQRKMRFLASLGNYLTRARRQAVRQGREFLVMGDFNIAHTRLDLTNWRANQRNPGFLPDERAWFDRILTPRTLVDVVRRLHPDQQGPNSWWTWRGQAFVKDTGWRIDYHLATPGLAAAAISGGTDREPSYEQRMSDHSPVVVDYRT; from the coding sequence CTGCGGATCGCCAGCGCCAACGTCAACGGAATCCGGGCCTGTACGCGACGCGGCTTCGACAGGTGGCTGGCGCGGCGCGAGCCGGACATCGTGGCGGTGCAGGAGGTGCGCTGCCCGCACGACGAGCTGCCGACCGGCGCCTGGCCGGAGCATCGGCTGATCTACCACCCCGGTCTGCTGGCCGGTCGCAACGGTGTCGGTGTGCTGTCGCGCTGGGCCCCGTCAGCGGTCCGGATGGGGTTCGGCAGTCGCATCTACGATCACGAGGGTCGCTACCTCGAGGTCGACCTGGAGCCGCCGTCCGGCCCGCCGCTGACTGTCGGCTCGCTCTACGTGCCGAAGGGCGCGTCCTGGGCGGGGCAGGACGCAGATCCGGAGAAGCACCAGCGCAAGATGCGGTTCCTGGCATCCCTGGGCAACTACCTGACCCGCGCGCGCAGACAGGCCGTACGGCAGGGTCGTGAGTTCCTGGTGATGGGCGACTTCAACATCGCCCACACCCGGCTCGATCTGACCAACTGGCGAGCCAACCAGCGCAATCCCGGCTTCCTGCCCGACGAGCGGGCCTGGTTCGACCGCATACTGACACCCCGGACGCTGGTCGACGTGGTCCGGCGACTGCATCCCGACCAGCAGGGGCCGAACTCGTGGTGGACGTGGCGCGGGCAGGCCTTCGTCAAGGACACCGGTTGGCGCATCGACTACCACCTGGCGACGCCCGGGCTGGCGGCGGCCGCAATCTCGGGTGGCACCGACCGTGAGCCGTCCTACGAGCAGCGGATGAGTGATCATTCGCCGGTCGTGGTCGACTACCGGACCTAG
- a CDS encoding FAD-binding oxidoreductase produces the protein MTGDRDIKHMKWWGWGVDGVAFHHHDKPAFAPFVKEAVHLDLSTAQAVVPPELESLPVPVPKLTDAFAAQLVEVVGADHVHTDTLDRIVHTYGKSLRDLVRLRRAVIPRIPDVVLYPADEEQVRAIVDLAVAEDAVIIPFGGGTNISGSLEPPADETRPVLSVDLGRMNKVLDIDAESGLARIQAGTLGPDLEEQLGARGWTMGHFPDSFTHSTVGGWVATRSSGMQSDKYGDIADITRGLRLVVPGDVCVLRPLPSTATGPSVREMVLGSEGRLGIITEVTVQVHRLPEQRVIIGYLFPSWEAGLAAMQEIAASDAAPIVTRVSDANETKFSFSTSKAKPGLNLSGKIQKGLFTVLEKRGWDMSKVCLSFIGYEGAKSHVAYEKKLVKAIVGRHGGIVVGTGPGRLYDQKKFDTPYLRDFLLDRGAAGDVSETAAPWSRLMEVYDNTVAAAQRAYEEIGHPGWIMCHLSHSYHSGACLYFTFAFVHGEEDPLGEYDVVKSAIQQSFVDHGGTLSHHHAVGTEHSRWLEQDISAPGVAMINGVLGTIDPGRNFNPEKITGH, from the coding sequence ATGACGGGTGACCGCGACATCAAGCACATGAAGTGGTGGGGCTGGGGCGTCGACGGCGTCGCGTTCCATCACCACGACAAGCCCGCCTTCGCTCCGTTCGTGAAGGAGGCCGTGCATCTCGATCTGTCGACGGCCCAGGCGGTGGTGCCGCCCGAGCTGGAGTCGCTGCCGGTGCCGGTGCCCAAGCTCACCGATGCCTTCGCCGCGCAGTTGGTCGAAGTGGTCGGCGCCGACCATGTGCACACGGACACGCTGGACCGGATCGTGCATACGTACGGGAAGAGCCTGCGGGACCTGGTCCGGCTGCGGCGGGCAGTCATCCCACGGATCCCGGATGTGGTGCTCTATCCCGCCGATGAGGAGCAGGTCCGGGCCATCGTCGACCTGGCGGTCGCCGAAGACGCCGTGATCATCCCGTTCGGCGGCGGCACCAACATCTCCGGCAGCCTGGAGCCGCCGGCAGATGAGACGCGACCGGTGCTGTCGGTCGATCTGGGCCGGATGAACAAGGTGCTCGACATCGACGCCGAGTCCGGGCTGGCTCGGATCCAGGCGGGCACGCTCGGTCCGGACCTGGAGGAGCAGCTGGGGGCCCGCGGCTGGACCATGGGCCACTTCCCGGACTCCTTCACCCATTCCACCGTCGGCGGCTGGGTCGCCACCCGGTCCTCGGGCATGCAGTCGGACAAGTACGGCGACATCGCCGACATCACCCGTGGACTGCGGCTGGTCGTGCCAGGTGATGTCTGCGTCCTGCGACCGCTGCCGAGCACGGCGACCGGGCCGAGCGTGCGAGAGATGGTGCTGGGCAGCGAGGGCCGGCTGGGCATCATCACCGAGGTGACGGTCCAGGTGCATCGGCTGCCGGAGCAGCGTGTCATCATCGGCTACCTCTTCCCCTCCTGGGAGGCGGGGCTGGCCGCCATGCAGGAGATCGCCGCCTCCGATGCGGCACCGATCGTGACCCGGGTCTCCGACGCCAACGAGACGAAGTTCTCCTTCTCCACCAGTAAGGCGAAGCCAGGTCTGAACCTGTCGGGGAAGATCCAGAAGGGCCTGTTCACCGTGCTGGAGAAGCGCGGCTGGGACATGTCGAAGGTCTGCCTGTCGTTCATCGGCTACGAGGGCGCCAAGAGCCACGTCGCGTACGAGAAGAAGCTGGTCAAGGCGATCGTCGGCCGGCATGGCGGCATCGTGGTCGGCACCGGCCCGGGCCGGCTGTACGACCAGAAGAAGTTCGACACCCCCTACCTGCGGGACTTCCTGCTGGATCGCGGTGCGGCCGGCGACGTGTCGGAGACCGCGGCACCCTGGTCGCGGCTGATGGAGGTGTACGACAACACCGTCGCCGCAGCGCAGCGGGCGTACGAGGAGATCGGCCACCCAGGCTGGATCATGTGCCACCTCTCGCACAGCTATCACTCGGGTGCCTGCCTCTATTTCACCTTCGCCTTTGTGCACGGCGAGGAGGATCCGCTGGGTGAGTACGACGTGGTGAAGTCAGCGATCCAGCAGAGCTTCGTCGACCACGGCGGCACGTTGTCGCACCATCATGCGGTCGGCACCGAGCACTCACGGTGGCTGGAGCAGGACATCTCCGCACCCGGGGTGGCCATGATCAACGGCGTGTTGGGCACCATCGACCCGGGGCGCAATTTCAACCCGGAGAAGATCACCGGTCACTGA
- a CDS encoding lysophospholipid acyltransferase family protein encodes MSSRRRYTSPIHAGARFVAQRGLLKPLVWRLATVTVLGRENLAGLTGPFVMVSNHSSHLDAPLLMGSLPPKLSRYVAAGAAADYFFDVWWRKGLTALFFNAFPVDRTGLRGKRGMATSLLDDGVPLLLFPEGTRSRTGEMGNFKPGAAALCISRDVPCLPVGIVGASDAMPRGASWPHKGRPPVYVVFGQPMRPEDGEKAADFSDRIAKEVRSLVDYGMDYREQVQAGGRPRPMLPPDAGSGIA; translated from the coding sequence GTGTCGAGCCGCCGTCGTTACACCTCGCCGATCCATGCGGGTGCCCGGTTCGTCGCCCAGCGCGGATTGCTCAAGCCGCTCGTCTGGCGGCTCGCGACCGTCACCGTGCTCGGCCGGGAGAATCTCGCAGGGCTGACCGGACCCTTCGTCATGGTGTCCAACCACAGCTCGCATCTTGATGCGCCGCTGTTGATGGGCTCCCTGCCACCCAAGTTGTCCCGCTACGTCGCTGCCGGCGCCGCCGCCGACTACTTCTTCGACGTCTGGTGGCGCAAGGGTCTGACCGCGCTGTTCTTCAATGCGTTCCCGGTGGACCGAACAGGTCTGCGCGGCAAGCGCGGCATGGCCACCAGCCTGCTGGACGACGGCGTACCGCTGCTGCTCTTCCCCGAGGGGACGCGCTCGCGTACCGGCGAGATGGGCAACTTCAAGCCGGGTGCGGCCGCGCTGTGCATCAGCCGCGACGTGCCGTGCCTGCCGGTCGGCATCGTCGGCGCCTCCGACGCGATGCCGCGCGGAGCCAGCTGGCCGCACAAGGGCCGGCCTCCGGTCTATGTCGTGTTCGGCCAGCCGATGCGTCCCGAGGACGGGGAGAAGGCGGCGGACTTCTCCGACCGGATCGCCAAGGAGGTCCGCAGTCTCGTCGACTACGGGATGGACTACCGAGAGCAGGTGCAGGCCGGCGGACGACCGCGGCCGATGCTGCCTCCGGATGCGGGAAGTGGCATCGCATGA
- a CDS encoding SDR family NAD(P)-dependent oxidoreductase, which yields MTTALITGGTSGIGAAFARTLAARGHDLVLVARNPDRLAETATALHETHGVTVETMVADLADRDDVRRVADRLESLDQPIEVLVNNAGIGVRAKLLDADTTPHEHSFDLMVRAVLILGAAAGRTMKARGSGTIINVSSTAGYVTMGSYSATKAWVTVYTEGLASELLGTGVKVTVLCPGWVHTEFHERADINASRIPALLWLDADQLVADCLADVERSRVISIPSLRYKVLMFFARHVPRSGVRWISRRLSSSRH from the coding sequence ATGACGACTGCGTTGATAACCGGGGGGACGTCAGGAATCGGGGCAGCGTTCGCGCGGACGCTGGCCGCACGGGGTCACGATCTCGTCCTGGTGGCACGTAACCCTGATCGACTGGCCGAGACCGCCACTGCGCTCCACGAGACCCACGGTGTGACGGTCGAGACCATGGTCGCCGACCTCGCGGATCGAGACGACGTCAGGCGAGTCGCCGACCGCCTCGAGTCCCTCGATCAGCCCATCGAGGTCCTGGTCAACAACGCCGGTATCGGTGTCCGGGCCAAGCTGCTCGACGCCGACACCACACCGCACGAGCACTCCTTCGACCTGATGGTCCGCGCCGTGCTCATCCTCGGCGCCGCAGCCGGTCGCACCATGAAGGCCCGCGGCAGCGGCACCATCATCAACGTCTCCAGCACCGCCGGCTATGTCACGATGGGGAGCTACTCGGCCACCAAGGCATGGGTCACCGTGTACACCGAGGGTCTGGCGAGTGAGCTGCTCGGCACCGGTGTCAAGGTGACGGTGCTGTGTCCGGGCTGGGTGCACACCGAGTTCCACGAACGTGCCGATATCAACGCGAGCAGGATCCCGGCCCTGCTGTGGCTCGACGCCGATCAGCTGGTGGCCGACTGCCTCGCCGATGTCGAGCGTTCCCGGGTGATCTCGATTCCCTCGCTCCGCTACAAGGTGCTGATGTTCTTCGCGCGGCACGTCCCGCGCTCCGGCGTACGCTGGATCTCGCGTCGGCTGAGCTCAAGTCGCCACTGA
- a CDS encoding TenA family protein, producing the protein MRFVERLVHDNATAWRAAVGHRFVQELFAGTLDDAVLADYLVQDYQFCDAFVALLGAATATAPDLTARLPLARQLGTFAGDENDYFTETFDDLGVPETDRTRPQLKPVTADFIAVMQRATQGGSYPQALAVLVVAELLYRDWATQIPTWPSQPKHRGWIEVHNNPDFNAWVDWLVDQLDQHEPGDEPTRSEVANTFARAVELELAFFDACYQRP; encoded by the coding sequence ATGAGATTCGTCGAACGCCTTGTCCATGACAATGCCACTGCTTGGCGCGCCGCGGTCGGACACCGTTTCGTGCAGGAACTGTTCGCCGGCACCCTCGACGACGCCGTCTTGGCCGACTATCTGGTGCAGGACTACCAGTTCTGCGATGCCTTTGTCGCCTTGCTCGGCGCGGCGACTGCGACCGCTCCCGACCTCACCGCGCGTTTGCCATTGGCCCGCCAGCTCGGCACGTTCGCCGGTGATGAGAACGACTACTTCACCGAGACCTTCGACGACCTCGGCGTACCCGAGACCGACCGTACGCGCCCGCAGCTCAAGCCAGTGACCGCTGACTTCATCGCCGTCATGCAGCGGGCCACGCAAGGCGGCTCCTATCCGCAGGCGCTGGCCGTGCTGGTCGTCGCCGAGCTGCTCTACCGCGACTGGGCGACCCAGATCCCGACCTGGCCCAGCCAGCCGAAGCACCGGGGCTGGATCGAGGTGCACAACAATCCTGACTTCAACGCCTGGGTGGACTGGCTGGTCGACCAGCTCGATCAGCACGAGCCGGGCGACGAGCCCACCCGCAGCGAGGTCGCCAACACCTTCGCCCGCGCCGTCGAGTTGGAGTTGGCGTTCTTCGACGCCTGCTACCAGCGCCCCTAA
- the lhgO gene encoding L-2-hydroxyglutarate oxidase, with protein MVEVVVAGAGIVGLATAYELTRRGHGVTVLEKESEIAQHQTGRNSGVIHSGLYYAPGSLKARLGTAGAASMRDFAVEHGVPVEICGKLVVATKPEQLPALEKLQERGQANGVPLRRITPSEAKEFEPNVSCVAALRVETTGIVDYVGVCRTLASLIIEGGGRLVTGTEIVGIDARPGGVTVVAADGEHRADRFVNCAGLQSDRLARLAGLDPDVRIVPFRGEYFELKPAYENLVQGLIYPVPDPTLPFLGVHLTKMINGGVHAGPNAVLALAREGYSWRTVKPKDVADYLRWPGLWRLGRRYWRTGIGEVARSLSHKRFLASLRELVPELPDDSLEPAPAGVRAQALRRDGSMLDDFAYLRAPGQIHVLNAPSPAATASLEIGRTIADEVDRL; from the coding sequence GTGGTTGAGGTTGTCGTCGCAGGAGCGGGCATCGTGGGTCTGGCGACCGCGTACGAGCTCACTCGGCGTGGGCATGGCGTGACCGTGCTGGAGAAGGAATCGGAGATCGCGCAGCACCAGACGGGGCGCAACTCGGGGGTGATCCACTCCGGGCTCTACTACGCGCCTGGCAGTCTCAAGGCCCGGCTCGGTACGGCTGGTGCCGCCTCGATGCGCGACTTCGCGGTCGAGCACGGCGTCCCGGTCGAGATCTGCGGCAAGCTCGTGGTGGCCACCAAGCCCGAGCAGCTCCCCGCACTGGAGAAGCTCCAGGAGCGCGGCCAGGCCAATGGTGTACCGCTGCGCCGGATCACGCCCAGCGAGGCGAAGGAGTTCGAGCCGAACGTGTCCTGCGTGGCGGCTCTTCGGGTGGAGACGACCGGCATCGTGGACTACGTCGGGGTCTGCCGAACGCTGGCGTCCTTGATCATCGAAGGTGGTGGCCGGCTGGTCACCGGGACCGAGATCGTCGGCATCGACGCGCGACCGGGCGGCGTCACTGTGGTCGCAGCCGACGGTGAGCACCGGGCCGACCGGTTCGTGAACTGTGCCGGGCTCCAGTCCGATCGGCTGGCGCGGCTGGCCGGACTGGATCCCGACGTACGGATCGTGCCCTTCCGCGGGGAGTACTTCGAGCTGAAGCCCGCGTACGAGAACCTGGTGCAGGGCCTGATCTATCCGGTGCCCGATCCGACTCTGCCGTTCCTGGGTGTGCATCTGACGAAGATGATCAACGGTGGGGTGCACGCCGGGCCGAATGCGGTGCTGGCCTTGGCGCGGGAAGGGTATTCCTGGCGGACGGTGAAGCCCAAGGACGTGGCCGACTATCTGCGCTGGCCGGGGCTGTGGCGACTGGGCCGACGGTACTGGCGGACGGGTATCGGTGAGGTCGCCCGATCCCTGTCCCACAAGAGATTCCTGGCCAGTCTGCGTGAGCTGGTGCCGGAGCTGCCGGACGACAGTCTGGAGCCGGCGCCGGCCGGCGTACGGGCGCAGGCGCTCCGTCGGGACGGGTCGATGCTGGACGACTTCGCCTACCTGCGAGCGCCCGGTCAGATCCATGTGCTGAACGCTCCGTCTCCGGCTGCCACCGCATCGTTGGAGATCGGCCGGACCATCGCCGACGAGGTCGACCGGCTCTGA
- a CDS encoding zinc-dependent alcohol dehydrogenase yields the protein MTRDADAFWVLSPGVGAIRPATIPEPGPDEVVVRTLHSAISRGTESLVFRGGVPESERVRMRAPFQDGDFPGPVKYGYLNVGLVEEGPRRLRGRTVFCLFPHQTRYVVPAAAVTLVPDDVPAARAVLAGTLETAINLAWDAQPWIGQRIAVVGAGMVGACVARLLAGIPGTEVTLVDVDPERSGVAEGLGVGFALPGAAPTGCDLVVHASATSAGLQLGLDLLAPEGTVWDLSWYGERPVSLTLGGSFHSGRLAIRASQVGTIPSTQRSGRTFADRLALALRLLRDPAYDVILTDRSPFTELPAVLSDIAAGRRPGLCHVIDYGSESVSRDRSR from the coding sequence GTGACGCGTGATGCGGACGCATTCTGGGTGCTGTCGCCGGGCGTCGGCGCTATCCGTCCCGCCACGATCCCTGAACCCGGCCCCGATGAGGTCGTGGTCCGAACGCTGCACTCCGCCATCAGCCGCGGCACCGAGTCGCTGGTCTTTCGCGGTGGTGTCCCCGAGTCGGAGCGGGTCCGGATGCGGGCGCCGTTCCAGGACGGCGATTTTCCTGGCCCGGTGAAGTACGGCTATCTCAACGTCGGCTTGGTCGAGGAGGGGCCGCGGCGGCTGCGCGGCCGAACCGTGTTCTGCCTGTTTCCGCATCAGACCAGGTACGTCGTGCCGGCCGCCGCTGTGACTCTGGTGCCCGACGACGTGCCGGCGGCCCGGGCGGTGCTGGCCGGCACCCTCGAAACGGCGATCAACCTGGCCTGGGATGCCCAGCCGTGGATCGGCCAACGGATCGCCGTGGTGGGCGCCGGCATGGTCGGAGCCTGTGTTGCCCGACTGCTCGCGGGCATCCCGGGCACCGAGGTGACCCTGGTCGACGTCGACCCGGAGCGTTCCGGGGTCGCTGAGGGCCTCGGTGTCGGGTTCGCGCTGCCGGGCGCGGCGCCGACCGGTTGCGATCTGGTCGTGCATGCCAGCGCAACCAGCGCCGGGTTGCAGCTCGGCCTCGATCTGCTGGCCCCCGAGGGCACCGTCTGGGACCTCAGCTGGTACGGCGAGCGTCCGGTGTCGCTGACCCTCGGCGGATCCTTCCACTCCGGGCGGCTGGCGATCCGAGCGAGCCAGGTCGGCACGATCCCGAGCACGCAGCGATCCGGGCGCACCTTCGCCGATCGGCTGGCACTCGCTCTGAGGCTGCTCCGTGACCCCGCCTATGACGTGATCCTCACCGACAGGTCCCCCTTCACGGAACTGCCGGCGGTGCTGTCCGACATCGCGGCCGGGCGTCGGCCCGGGCTCTGCCACGTGATCGACTATGGGTCCGAGTCCGTCAGCCGCGACCGATCGAGGTGA
- a CDS encoding 6-pyruvoyl trahydropterin synthase family protein yields MFTVTVRDHLMVAHSLRGEAFGPAQRLHGATYVIDATFHAADLDDNGIVLDIGLASAELHRIAEGLSYRNLDDEPAFAGQNTTTEVLAQAIADRLADRLHAGALGRPASEIARIGVTLHESPVASAGYEREP; encoded by the coding sequence GTGTTCACAGTGACCGTTCGTGATCATCTGATGGTGGCGCACAGCCTGCGCGGCGAGGCGTTCGGCCCGGCTCAACGGCTGCACGGGGCGACTTATGTGATCGATGCGACCTTCCATGCCGCCGATCTCGACGACAACGGCATCGTGCTCGACATCGGGTTGGCAAGCGCTGAGCTGCATCGGATCGCGGAGGGTCTGAGCTATCGCAACCTGGACGACGAGCCGGCGTTCGCCGGCCAGAACACCACCACCGAGGTGCTGGCCCAGGCGATCGCGGACCGGCTCGCCGACCGGCTGCACGCCGGCGCCCTCGGGCGGCCGGCGTCCGAGATTGCTCGGATCGGCGTCACCTTGCACGAGTCGCCGGTCGCTTCGGCGGGCTACGAGCGAGAACCGTGA
- a CDS encoding glycosyltransferase family 4 protein — protein MTRPVRGVTSAAAVDVVVPGAIDDQARPSGGNIYDRRLCQGLTDVGWVVREHRLAGSWPVPNDTDRGLLAAVVARVPRGGLLLVDGLIASAAPDELRRCSVLGIRLIVLVHLPLGVAAPPESAVATRERAVLAGADVLIATSRWTGRWLVDHYRLPSERVHVAEPGVASAGLTWPTAAGGRLLCVGALAPHKGQDLLVSALARLGEFDWRCGLVGPEAEPAYGRSVRDLITSSGLTERVELTGPLAPAELMARYAETDLVVVPSRIETYGMVVCEAHARGIPVIATLAGGLPDTLGLAGDGSGPGLLIPVGDPESLADALRRWLTDETLRSRLRDAAAARRQMLPAWSSTVEHIDVILSGLVP, from the coding sequence GTGACCAGGCCGGTGCGCGGGGTCACATCCGCTGCCGCGGTGGACGTGGTCGTGCCGGGCGCCATCGATGATCAGGCTCGCCCGAGCGGCGGCAACATCTATGATCGGCGACTCTGCCAGGGACTGACCGATGTCGGTTGGGTGGTCCGAGAGCATCGCCTCGCCGGCTCGTGGCCGGTGCCGAACGACACCGATCGAGGGCTGTTGGCGGCGGTCGTAGCGCGCGTGCCGCGGGGTGGGCTGCTGCTCGTCGACGGGTTGATCGCGTCGGCGGCGCCGGATGAGTTGCGTCGGTGCTCGGTTCTGGGGATTCGGCTGATCGTGTTGGTCCATCTGCCGCTCGGTGTCGCGGCACCGCCGGAGAGCGCGGTCGCCACCCGGGAGCGTGCCGTGCTGGCCGGCGCTGACGTGCTGATAGCCACCAGCCGTTGGACCGGTCGCTGGCTTGTCGATCACTACCGGCTGCCCAGCGAGCGCGTACATGTCGCCGAGCCGGGCGTCGCGTCCGCCGGGCTCACCTGGCCGACGGCGGCAGGCGGCCGGCTGCTCTGCGTGGGTGCGCTCGCCCCGCACAAGGGGCAGGACCTGCTGGTGTCGGCGCTGGCCCGGCTCGGCGAGTTCGACTGGCGCTGCGGGCTGGTTGGACCCGAGGCCGAACCGGCGTACGGGCGGTCGGTGCGTGACCTGATCACTTCCTCGGGACTGACCGAACGCGTGGAACTGACTGGCCCGCTGGCACCCGCCGAACTGATGGCACGCTACGCCGAGACCGATCTGGTCGTGGTGCCATCGCGGATCGAGACGTACGGGATGGTGGTCTGCGAGGCGCATGCCCGTGGGATCCCGGTGATCGCCACCCTCGCTGGTGGGCTGCCGGACACGCTCGGTCTGGCCGGCGACGGCAGCGGGCCCGGGCTGCTCATACCGGTCGGCGATCCGGAATCGCTCGCAGACGCCCTGCGGCGGTGGCTGACCGACGAGACGCTGCGTAGCCGGTTGCGAGACGCCGCCGCCGCGCGCCGCCAGATGCTGCCGGCCTGGTCCTCGACCGTCGAGCACATCGACGTGATCCTGAGCGGACTGGTTCCCTGA
- a CDS encoding RibD family protein — MAVSARPAERPYTLLSCCISLDGYLDGASGPRWVLSGAADLDRVDALRAGCDAILVGAGTIRRDDPRLLVRDQERIGERLARGLSASPIKVTLSSSGELPPEAAFFRAGDGLKLVYCPTATADRLRTQCDGRATLVEVGERVDVRRLSEDLYARGVRRLMVEGGGSVLTQFLVGDLADELQLAVAPVFVGDHRAPRFVGEGDFPWGPDRRARLVEARPVGDVVLHRYALSGRYGLP; from the coding sequence GTGGCCGTGAGCGCCCGGCCGGCCGAGCGGCCGTACACGCTGCTCAGCTGCTGCATCAGCCTCGACGGCTACCTGGACGGCGCCTCCGGGCCGCGCTGGGTGCTGTCCGGTGCCGCCGATCTGGATCGGGTCGACGCCCTGCGAGCCGGCTGCGACGCGATCCTCGTGGGCGCCGGCACCATCCGCCGTGACGATCCCCGGCTGCTCGTGCGCGACCAGGAACGGATCGGCGAACGGTTGGCCCGAGGCCTGAGCGCCTCACCGATCAAAGTGACGCTGTCCAGCAGTGGCGAACTGCCTCCCGAGGCCGCGTTCTTCCGCGCCGGTGACGGACTCAAGCTGGTGTATTGCCCGACCGCGACGGCGGATCGGCTCCGCACTCAGTGCGACGGCCGAGCCACCCTGGTCGAGGTTGGCGAACGGGTCGACGTACGCCGACTGAGCGAGGATCTGTACGCCCGTGGGGTGCGCCGGCTGATGGTCGAGGGCGGCGGCTCGGTCCTCACGCAGTTTCTCGTCGGGGACCTGGCCGACGAACTGCAGTTGGCGGTCGCACCGGTGTTCGTCGGCGATCATCGGGCCCCCAGATTCGTCGGTGAGGGAGACTTTCCGTGGGGACCTGATCGGCGGGCCCGGTTGGTCGAGGCACGTCCGGTCGGCGACGTCGTGCTGCATCGCTATGCGCTCTCCGGCCGGTACGGTCTGCCCTGA
- a CDS encoding transposase, with amino-acid sequence MPAPHPPEFRRRAVELARERSKPVAELAKDLGISESCLRRWMEQSETDAAGGSETALTSREKKELVELRRDKRRLEMEVEILKRAAAYFAQENVLPK; translated from the coding sequence GTGCCTGCTCCTCACCCGCCTGAGTTCCGCCGTCGTGCGGTCGAGCTTGCTCGTGAGCGGTCCAAGCCAGTTGCTGAGTTGGCGAAAGATCTGGGAATTTCCGAATCGTGTCTGCGTCGCTGGATGGAGCAGTCCGAGACCGACGCTGCCGGTGGTAGCGAGACGGCGTTGACCAGTCGGGAGAAGAAGGAGCTGGTCGAGCTGCGCCGGGATAAACGGCGCCTGGAGATGGAAGTCGAGATCTTGAAAAGGGCGGCCGCCTATTTTGCCCAGGAGAATGTTCTCCCAAAATAG